Proteins from a genomic interval of Diaminobutyricimonas aerilata:
- a CDS encoding phosphotransferase — protein MARTPLTLAALATAAVADLDVVAASGYGGTGGSVDSALITARDGRRLIIRVPRTAASESEQSADLVALRALSAGIRTRLPFAVTNPLGQVPVGETRGIVYDFLPGGKTGLNTITPELAASIGRAVAAIHGLPTSFVADAGLPSLGAIECLRASVSLIDRATATGLVPSALISRWEHATEESTIWQFQPTVINGALSASSILSERDQVTGVLGWQELRVGDPARDLAWLFGARGEWVAENALEAYTRVRGSIDRQVRQRATLYAELELVKWLLHGTQTRSTEIVDDAVNLLSALADRVHSDIMNPIGPATMPTATVDEVESLLQRSERAAG, from the coding sequence ATGGCCAGAACCCCTCTCACTCTAGCCGCGCTGGCGACAGCCGCCGTCGCGGACCTCGACGTGGTGGCCGCGTCCGGATACGGCGGCACCGGGGGGTCCGTCGACTCGGCCCTCATCACCGCGCGTGACGGTCGCCGACTCATCATCCGCGTGCCCCGCACAGCCGCGAGCGAGTCGGAGCAGTCCGCCGACCTCGTGGCCCTTCGCGCCCTGAGCGCCGGTATCCGCACCCGCCTGCCCTTCGCCGTCACCAACCCGCTCGGCCAGGTGCCCGTGGGCGAGACGCGCGGCATCGTGTACGACTTCCTCCCCGGAGGCAAGACCGGGCTGAACACCATCACGCCCGAACTCGCCGCCTCCATCGGACGCGCCGTCGCCGCCATCCACGGACTGCCGACGAGCTTCGTCGCCGACGCCGGACTCCCCTCCCTCGGCGCGATCGAGTGCCTGCGCGCGTCGGTGAGCCTCATCGACCGCGCGACGGCGACCGGACTGGTCCCGTCCGCCCTCATCTCCCGGTGGGAGCACGCGACCGAGGAGTCGACGATCTGGCAGTTCCAGCCGACCGTCATCAACGGCGCGCTGAGCGCTTCCTCCATCCTCAGTGAGCGCGATCAGGTCACAGGTGTGCTCGGATGGCAGGAGTTGCGCGTGGGCGACCCGGCCCGCGACCTCGCCTGGCTGTTCGGTGCCCGCGGCGAATGGGTGGCCGAGAACGCGCTCGAGGCCTACACCCGGGTGCGCGGCAGCATCGACCGGCAGGTGCGCCAGCGCGCCACCCTCTACGCCGAACTCGAGCTCGTGAAGTGGCTGCTGCACGGCACCCAGACCCGCAGCACCGAGATCGTCGACGATGCCGTGAACCTGCTCTCGGCGCTCGCCGACCGCGTGCACAGCGACATCATGAACCCGATCGGACCCGCCACCATGCCGACCGCGACGGTCGACGAGGTCGAGTCGCTGCTGCAGCGCTCGGAGCGCGCCGCCGGCTGA
- the nudC gene encoding NAD(+) diphosphatase: MSSFTSRLPLSRSAIDRDDVSRQRDDLLDELWADASTLVLPLHDGSAPLRTDGSLALVPPFPVDSSVLRVYLGRTLPDERDAGGTPVVAVVVDERTVPGVGEVEWVGLRAVGAALPARDAGIFTEALAMANWHATHRFSPRSGAPTTAARAGWVRIDPTDGKDLFPRTDAAIIVGVTDADDRLLLGANAMWAGKRYSLLAGFVEPGESLEAAVAREVHEESGLRVDQVTYLGSQPWPFPASLMVGFTARVAEGASTQPVPDGQEIIDLRWFSREELAASLDEIGLPGHASIARAIIEQWYGGPIEDGIEW, translated from the coding sequence ATGTCGTCGTTCACCTCCCGCCTTCCGCTCTCGCGCTCGGCGATCGACCGTGACGACGTCTCCCGCCAGCGGGACGACCTGCTCGACGAGCTCTGGGCGGACGCCTCCACGCTCGTGCTGCCGCTCCACGACGGGTCGGCGCCGCTGCGCACCGACGGATCCCTCGCCCTCGTGCCTCCGTTCCCCGTCGACTCCTCGGTGCTGCGCGTCTACCTGGGGCGCACCCTCCCGGACGAGCGCGACGCAGGCGGAACGCCCGTCGTCGCGGTCGTCGTCGACGAGCGGACCGTGCCCGGCGTCGGCGAGGTCGAGTGGGTCGGACTCCGAGCGGTCGGAGCGGCGCTCCCCGCCCGCGATGCCGGCATCTTCACCGAGGCGCTCGCGATGGCGAACTGGCACGCCACGCATCGCTTCTCACCGCGCTCGGGTGCGCCCACGACGGCGGCGCGCGCGGGCTGGGTGCGGATCGACCCGACCGACGGCAAGGACCTGTTCCCGCGCACCGACGCGGCGATCATCGTCGGTGTCACCGATGCCGATGACCGACTGCTGCTCGGCGCCAACGCGATGTGGGCGGGCAAGCGGTACTCGCTGCTGGCGGGCTTCGTCGAACCGGGGGAGTCCCTCGAAGCGGCCGTCGCCCGCGAGGTGCACGAGGAGTCGGGACTCCGCGTCGACCAGGTGACATATCTCGGCAGCCAGCCGTGGCCCTTCCCCGCCTCGCTCATGGTCGGGTTCACCGCGCGTGTCGCCGAGGGCGCCTCGACCCAACCGGTGCCCGACGGCCAGGAGATCATCGATCTGCGGTGGTTCTCCCGTGAAGAGCTCGCCGCGTCACTCGACGAGATCGGGCTGCCCGGACACGCGTCGATCGCGCGGGCGATCATCGAGCAGTGGTACGGCGGTCCCATCGAGGACGGCATCGAATGGTGA
- a CDS encoding ATP-dependent helicase: MVSADALLEALDDEQRRAAEALLGPVCLLAGAGTGKTRAITHRIAYGVATGVYPPGRVMALTFTTRAAGELRSRLRALGTSGVSARTFHSAALSQLSYFWPQLVGGSLPKLVESKGRLLAHAVDGMRLKLDTATLRDLASEIEWRKVSGLTIEEYERAAHTRVLPGDLTPDRAAQVQLAYENLKDERRQLDFEDVLLATAGMIEQEPRVAQQVREQYRFFVVDEYQDVSPLQHQLLELWLGDRDDVCVVGDASQTIYSFAGASSDYLLGFPSKHDRAVVIRLEQNYRSTPAIVDTANRLMRGRAGALELASAADVRGPEPVVSSHPHDSAEARAVAQQIKKLVEQGEKPESIAVLYRINVQAAALESALSDAGVSYQVRGATRFFERREVREALMMLKGASVSIMDEPLFKTVSDVLRSLGWSQQAPEARGAVREKWEALDAIMGLAEQAPAGTTLREFVDDLFARQATQHEPTVSAVTLATLHSAKGLEWDTVFLVGLSEGLVPISYAKGFDAIDEERRLMYVGITRARRRLQLSWAEQGMHRQTMRQPSRFLAELRPSTRTRDAVSTSAG; encoded by the coding sequence ATGGTGAGTGCCGACGCACTGCTCGAGGCGCTCGACGACGAGCAGCGCCGGGCGGCCGAGGCCCTGCTCGGACCGGTGTGCCTCCTCGCCGGCGCCGGAACGGGCAAGACCCGGGCGATCACGCACCGCATCGCGTACGGCGTGGCGACCGGCGTCTACCCGCCCGGGCGCGTCATGGCCCTCACCTTCACCACCCGGGCCGCGGGGGAGCTGCGTTCCCGGCTGCGCGCACTCGGCACCTCGGGGGTGTCCGCGCGCACCTTCCATTCGGCGGCGCTGTCGCAGCTGTCCTACTTCTGGCCGCAGCTCGTCGGCGGTTCGCTGCCCAAGCTCGTCGAGAGCAAGGGGCGCCTGCTCGCCCACGCGGTGGACGGTATGCGCCTCAAGCTCGACACCGCGACCCTGCGCGACCTCGCTTCGGAGATCGAGTGGCGCAAGGTCTCCGGGCTCACGATCGAGGAATACGAGCGCGCCGCCCACACGCGAGTGCTTCCGGGCGATCTGACGCCCGACCGCGCGGCGCAGGTTCAACTCGCCTACGAGAACCTCAAGGACGAACGGCGTCAGCTCGACTTCGAGGACGTGCTGCTGGCGACCGCCGGCATGATCGAGCAGGAGCCGCGGGTCGCCCAGCAGGTGCGCGAGCAGTACCGGTTCTTCGTCGTGGATGAGTACCAGGACGTGTCGCCGTTGCAGCACCAGCTGCTCGAGCTGTGGCTCGGCGACCGCGACGACGTGTGCGTCGTCGGCGACGCGAGCCAGACCATCTACTCGTTCGCGGGCGCCTCGAGCGACTACCTGCTTGGCTTCCCGTCGAAGCACGACCGCGCCGTCGTCATCCGCCTCGAGCAGAACTACCGCTCCACGCCCGCGATCGTCGACACCGCGAACCGGCTGATGCGCGGCCGGGCCGGAGCGCTCGAACTCGCCTCCGCCGCCGACGTGCGCGGTCCGGAACCGGTGGTCTCGTCGCATCCGCACGATTCCGCCGAAGCGCGCGCCGTCGCCCAGCAGATCAAGAAGCTCGTCGAGCAGGGGGAGAAGCCGGAGAGCATCGCCGTGCTGTACCGCATCAACGTGCAGGCGGCGGCGCTCGAGTCGGCGCTGTCGGATGCGGGCGTGAGCTACCAGGTGCGCGGCGCGACCCGCTTCTTCGAACGGCGCGAGGTACGTGAGGCGCTCATGATGCTCAAGGGCGCGTCGGTGTCGATCATGGACGAACCGCTCTTCAAGACGGTGAGCGACGTGCTGCGCTCGCTCGGGTGGAGCCAGCAGGCGCCCGAGGCGCGCGGGGCGGTGCGGGAGAAGTGGGAGGCCCTCGACGCGATCATGGGGCTCGCCGAGCAGGCGCCAGCGGGCACGACGCTGCGCGAGTTCGTCGACGACCTCTTCGCCCGCCAGGCGACTCAGCACGAGCCGACCGTCTCGGCGGTGACCCTCGCCACGCTCCACTCGGCGAAGGGGCTCGAGTGGGACACGGTGTTCCTCGTCGGGTTGAGCGAAGGACTCGTGCCCATCTCGTACGCGAAGGGCTTCGACGCGATCGACGAGGAGCGGCGCCTCATGTACGTCGGCATCACGCGAGCGCGCCGGCGGCTGCAGCTGTCGTGGGCCGAGCAGGGGATGCATCGGCAGACGATGCGGCAACCGAGTCGTTTCCTCGCTGAGTTGCGTCCCAGCACGCGCACTCGGGATGCCGTGTCCACGTCCGCCGGCTGA
- a CDS encoding zinc-dependent metalloprotease, with protein sequence MADDPRDEPDEFRDMLRDFLSGNSDIDPSKLAGAAGLPNDPEMVARLIAQLQSALQSSGDGINWGLALEQARSISTRTSVPTLPAERSQLEQAFHVAALWLDEATFVAELPSTPRLMSRTEWAQATMPVWTQLAEPVATSIANALTDVLRDQAPEEMAGLLQNAGQLMRNVGGTLFAMQLGQVVGQLSTEVVSGGDVGIPLLDEEAALIPQNVAGFGTGLDIPVDQVQLYLAVRELAHARLFRHAKWLRLRLLTSITEFAHGIRIDTERLEQLAADFDPQNPEELRQAMTSGALIPPKTDEQLAALERLETMLALIEGWVDVVTAEATTRLPRADAIAETVKRRRASGGPAESAFATLVGLELRPRRLREAAAMWRAVTDAVGAERRDALWSHPDLVPVGSDIDDPAALTARLTGPAPEPDDFDRALEDLLGDEGTDRPKEA encoded by the coding sequence ATGGCTGACGATCCGCGGGACGAGCCCGACGAGTTCCGTGACATGCTCCGGGACTTCCTCTCCGGCAACTCCGACATCGACCCGTCGAAGCTCGCGGGAGCGGCGGGATTGCCCAACGACCCCGAGATGGTGGCCCGGCTCATCGCGCAGCTGCAGAGCGCGCTGCAATCCAGCGGCGACGGCATCAATTGGGGTCTCGCTCTCGAGCAGGCCCGGTCGATCTCGACCCGCACCTCCGTGCCCACTCTGCCCGCCGAGCGCTCTCAGCTCGAGCAGGCGTTCCACGTCGCCGCACTGTGGCTCGACGAGGCCACCTTCGTGGCCGAGCTGCCCTCCACTCCGCGGTTGATGAGCCGCACTGAGTGGGCTCAGGCCACCATGCCCGTCTGGACCCAGCTCGCCGAACCCGTCGCCACCTCCATCGCGAACGCCCTCACCGACGTGCTGCGCGATCAGGCGCCGGAGGAGATGGCCGGCCTGCTGCAGAACGCCGGGCAGCTCATGCGCAACGTCGGCGGCACCTTGTTCGCGATGCAGCTCGGCCAGGTCGTGGGTCAGCTCTCCACCGAGGTGGTCTCCGGCGGCGACGTCGGCATCCCGCTGCTCGACGAGGAGGCGGCGCTCATCCCCCAGAACGTCGCCGGATTCGGAACGGGCCTCGACATCCCGGTCGACCAGGTGCAGCTGTACCTCGCGGTCCGCGAGCTCGCGCACGCGCGTCTGTTCCGCCACGCCAAGTGGCTGCGCCTGCGGTTGCTGACCTCGATCACCGAGTTCGCGCACGGCATCCGCATCGACACCGAGCGGCTCGAGCAGCTCGCGGCCGACTTCGATCCGCAGAACCCCGAGGAACTGCGTCAGGCGATGACGAGCGGCGCCCTGATCCCGCCGAAGACCGACGAGCAGCTCGCCGCCCTGGAACGCCTCGAGACGATGCTCGCCCTCATCGAGGGCTGGGTGGATGTCGTGACGGCCGAGGCGACCACGCGTCTCCCCCGCGCGGACGCGATCGCCGAGACGGTGAAGCGCCGTCGGGCATCCGGTGGGCCCGCCGAGTCGGCATTCGCGACGCTCGTCGGACTCGAGCTGCGGCCGCGACGCCTGCGCGAGGCCGCCGCGATGTGGCGTGCCGTGACGGATGCCGTCGGCGCCGAGCGACGCGACGCCCTGTGGTCGCACCCCGACCTGGTGCCCGTCGGGTCGGACATCGACGACCCCGCGGCGCTCACCGCCCGCCTCACCGGCCCGGCGCCGGAACCGGACGACTTCGACCGCGCGCTCGAGGACCTGCTCGGCGACGAGGGAACGGACCGGCCCAAGGAGGCGTGA
- a CDS encoding YlbL family protein, which produces MVLFTDVEPDVPHGARRSTWVGWLLVIVGLVAALVIAVTPAPYVIERPGPVFNTLGDTRVGGEERPLIQIPDQETFETDGALSLLTVTVSGNPQQLPTWIDIALAWFDPSKKVVPVAEVFPPGTTLEQSNEQSRVDMENSKQEAIAAAMTELDYEYTSTLTIVATTDGLPADGVLREGDRIVSLNGEAFTDVTSLREAIAENGTDAAAEVVVDRDGEQVTEELTPVPGPDGKPVLGITVGSEYDFPFAVDIELDDVGGPSAGMMFALGIIDKLTPGELNGGENVAGTGTITAAGEVGPIGGIRQKMYGALGSGADWFLAPAGNCEEVVGNVPEGLEVFAVQTLDDAEAAVEGIAAGDTADLPGCEAFAG; this is translated from the coding sequence GTGGTCCTGTTCACCGACGTCGAACCCGACGTGCCTCACGGAGCGCGCCGGTCGACCTGGGTCGGCTGGCTCCTCGTCATCGTCGGGCTCGTCGCCGCCCTCGTCATCGCGGTGACACCGGCCCCCTACGTGATCGAACGTCCGGGACCCGTGTTCAACACCCTCGGCGACACGCGGGTCGGCGGGGAGGAGCGTCCGCTCATCCAGATCCCGGATCAGGAGACCTTCGAGACCGACGGCGCGCTGAGCCTGCTGACCGTCACGGTGTCGGGCAACCCGCAGCAGCTGCCGACCTGGATCGACATCGCGCTCGCCTGGTTCGACCCGAGCAAGAAGGTGGTGCCCGTCGCCGAGGTCTTCCCTCCCGGGACCACGCTCGAGCAGTCGAACGAGCAGAGCCGGGTCGACATGGAGAACTCGAAGCAGGAGGCCATCGCGGCCGCGATGACCGAACTCGACTACGAGTACACGTCGACGCTCACGATCGTCGCCACGACAGATGGTCTGCCCGCGGACGGGGTGCTTCGAGAGGGCGACCGGATCGTGTCTCTCAACGGCGAGGCGTTCACCGACGTGACCTCGCTGCGCGAGGCGATCGCCGAGAACGGCACGGACGCCGCCGCGGAGGTCGTGGTCGACCGGGACGGCGAGCAGGTGACCGAGGAGCTCACCCCGGTGCCCGGCCCCGACGGCAAGCCCGTGCTCGGCATCACCGTCGGCAGCGAATACGACTTCCCGTTCGCGGTCGACATCGAACTCGACGACGTCGGCGGACCGAGCGCCGGGATGATGTTTGCGCTCGGGATCATCGACAAGCTCACCCCGGGCGAGCTCAACGGTGGCGAGAACGTCGCCGGCACGGGCACGATCACGGCGGCCGGTGAGGTGGGACCGATCGGCGGCATCCGGCAGAAGATGTACGGCGCGCTCGGCAGCGGTGCCGACTGGTTCCTCGCCCCCGCGGGCAACTGCGAGGAGGTCGTCGGCAACGTGCCGGAGGGGCTCGAGGTGTTCGCGGTGCAGACGCTCGACGATGCCGAGGCGGCTGTCGAGGGCATCGCCGCGGGGGACACGGCGGATCTGCCCGGCTGCGAGGCTTTCGCCGGCTGA
- a CDS encoding UPF0182 family protein: MSTANPPANRTRATIAVVAAVLAVIVIGFFIFASLYTDVLWYEQVDYLGVLLTQWGAQAAMFGVGFLGMALPVWASLFIAFRFRPMYAKLNSQLDRYQQVVEPLRRVAMLGIPIVLGLFAGVSTASRWPVVLQWLNRTPFGETDPQFGLDISFYVFELPFYHGVVGFASAVVLLCAVGALATSYLYGALRVNGREVRISRTARIQLAVTGAIYLALQAVSLWLDQYTTLYSSHEGFLETGAGYTVANATIPSRAILAGVAALVAILFIVTAVIGRWRLPIIGTALLLVTSLLIGSVYPWIVQRFQVEPSAQTLEEEYIQRNIDATRAAYNVDGVEEQPYNATTDATAGALREDAETTANIRIVDPALVSDTFRQLEQVRQFYQFPEYLDVDRYEIDGATQDTVIALRELNQEGQSSRGWLNDHIIYTHGYGVVAAYGNQRADDGEPVFLESGIPLSGGLGEFEPRIYFGETSPEYSIVGADEGANAREIDYPTAGEDESESPRFTFDGDGGPKLDNVFKRLLYALKFQSEQIFLSDAVNDQSQILYDRDPATRIQKVAPYLTLDNDPYPAVVDGKIVWIVDAYTTSANYPYSDTNSLSETIADTYQPRPNFPLDNINYIRNSVKATVDAYDGTVTLYAWDDQDPVLKTWQKIFPSTLEPMSEMSDQLLDHVRYPADLFKVQRSVLERYHVDTANSFYQGNEAWSTPNDPTASSSNPTLQPPYYLTMQVPGTEQPAFTLYSTFIPNNSGQNARNVLTGYLTANSDPGEDYGKLTMLTLPEGQVPGPGQVFNTFSSDTEVANQLALLERGNTEVRRGNLLTLPVGGGLLYVQPVYVRATGESGYPLLRKVLVAFGNDIAFEDTLDQALDTLFGGDSGADAGDTDVEPTDPEDQPGAEEPPAEEPPAEEPGTETPPAEEPSTGGDALAQALADARQALQDREAAYARNDLVAAAQADEALQDAIERAIAASE; this comes from the coding sequence TTGTCCACAGCAAACCCGCCCGCCAATCGAACTCGAGCCACCATCGCGGTCGTCGCCGCGGTGCTCGCCGTGATCGTCATCGGGTTCTTCATCTTCGCGAGCCTGTACACCGACGTGCTCTGGTACGAGCAGGTCGACTACCTCGGCGTGCTCCTCACCCAGTGGGGTGCGCAGGCCGCCATGTTCGGTGTGGGCTTCCTCGGCATGGCGCTTCCGGTGTGGGCGAGCCTGTTCATCGCGTTCCGGTTCCGGCCGATGTACGCGAAGCTCAACTCGCAGCTCGACCGCTACCAGCAGGTCGTCGAACCGCTGCGTCGCGTCGCGATGCTGGGCATCCCGATCGTGCTCGGTCTCTTCGCCGGCGTCTCGACGGCGTCGCGGTGGCCCGTCGTGCTGCAGTGGCTCAACCGCACGCCGTTCGGTGAGACCGACCCGCAGTTCGGGCTCGACATCTCGTTCTACGTGTTCGAGCTGCCCTTCTACCACGGGGTCGTCGGCTTCGCCTCGGCCGTCGTGCTGCTGTGCGCGGTCGGCGCGCTCGCGACGAGCTACCTCTACGGCGCGCTCCGCGTGAACGGCCGCGAGGTGCGCATCTCCCGCACCGCACGCATCCAGCTCGCCGTCACCGGCGCCATCTACCTCGCGCTGCAGGCCGTGAGCCTGTGGCTCGACCAGTACACGACGCTGTACTCCTCGCACGAGGGCTTCCTCGAGACCGGCGCCGGCTACACCGTGGCGAACGCCACCATCCCGAGCCGCGCGATCCTCGCCGGCGTCGCCGCGCTCGTGGCGATCCTCTTCATCGTCACCGCGGTGATCGGCCGCTGGCGCCTGCCGATCATCGGCACCGCGCTGCTGCTCGTGACCTCGTTGCTCATCGGCTCCGTGTACCCCTGGATCGTGCAGCGCTTCCAGGTGGAGCCGAGCGCGCAGACCCTCGAAGAGGAGTACATCCAGCGCAACATCGATGCGACCCGCGCCGCCTACAACGTGGACGGCGTCGAGGAGCAGCCCTACAACGCGACGACCGACGCCACGGCCGGCGCGCTGCGCGAAGATGCCGAGACCACGGCGAACATCCGCATCGTGGACCCGGCGCTCGTCTCGGACACCTTCCGGCAGCTCGAGCAGGTGCGGCAGTTCTACCAGTTCCCCGAGTACCTCGACGTGGACCGCTACGAGATCGACGGCGCCACGCAGGACACCGTGATCGCGCTGCGTGAGCTCAACCAGGAGGGCCAGAGCTCCCGCGGCTGGCTCAACGACCACATCATCTACACGCACGGTTACGGCGTCGTCGCGGCGTACGGGAACCAGCGCGCGGATGACGGCGAGCCGGTGTTCCTCGAGTCGGGCATCCCGCTCAGCGGCGGCCTCGGCGAGTTCGAACCGCGCATCTACTTCGGCGAGACGTCGCCCGAGTACTCGATCGTCGGTGCGGACGAGGGCGCCAACGCCCGCGAGATCGACTACCCGACCGCCGGCGAGGACGAGTCGGAGAGCCCGCGCTTCACGTTCGACGGCGACGGTGGACCGAAGCTCGACAACGTGTTCAAGCGCCTGCTCTACGCGCTCAAGTTCCAGTCGGAGCAGATCTTCCTCTCCGACGCGGTGAACGACCAGTCGCAGATCCTCTACGATCGTGACCCGGCCACGCGCATCCAGAAGGTCGCTCCGTACCTGACGCTCGACAACGACCCGTACCCCGCGGTCGTCGACGGCAAGATCGTCTGGATCGTCGACGCGTACACGACGAGCGCGAACTACCCGTACTCCGACACGAACAGCCTGTCGGAGACGATCGCGGACACCTACCAGCCGCGGCCGAACTTCCCGCTCGACAACATCAACTACATCCGCAACTCGGTGAAGGCGACCGTCGACGCGTACGACGGCACGGTCACGCTCTACGCGTGGGACGACCAGGACCCGGTGCTGAAGACGTGGCAGAAGATCTTCCCGTCGACGCTCGAGCCGATGAGCGAGATGAGCGACCAGCTGCTCGACCACGTGCGCTACCCGGCGGACCTGTTCAAGGTGCAGCGGTCGGTGCTCGAGCGCTACCACGTCGACACGGCGAACTCGTTCTACCAGGGCAACGAGGCGTGGAGCACGCCGAACGACCCGACGGCCTCGTCGTCGAACCCGACGCTGCAGCCGCCGTATTACCTGACCATGCAGGTGCCGGGCACGGAGCAGCCGGCGTTCACGCTCTATTCGACGTTCATCCCGAACAACTCCGGGCAGAACGCGCGCAACGTGCTCACCGGCTACCTCACCGCGAACTCCGATCCGGGGGAGGACTACGGCAAGCTCACGATGTTGACGCTCCCCGAGGGTCAGGTGCCCGGACCGGGGCAGGTTTTCAACACCTTCAGCTCCGACACCGAGGTGGCCAACCAGCTCGCGCTGCTCGAGCGCGGCAACACCGAGGTGCGGCGCGGCAACCTGCTGACCCTCCCGGTCGGCGGCGGTCTGCTCTACGTGCAGCCCGTGTACGTGCGCGCCACTGGCGAATCCGGGTACCCGCTGCTGCGCAAGGTGCTTGTGGCGTTCGGTAACGACATCGCGTTCGAAGACACCCTCGATCAGGCGCTCGACACCCTGTTCGGCGGCGACTCCGGTGCGGATGCCGGTGACACGGACGTGGAACCGACCGATCCGGAAGACCAGCCGGGCGCGGAGGAGCCGCCGGCCGAGGAGCCGCCGGCGGAGGAGCCGGGCACCGAGACGCCTCCCGCCGAGGAGCCGAGCACGGGCGGCGACGCCCTCGCCCAGGCGCTGGCGGATGCGCGCCAGGCGCTGCAAGACCGCGAGGCCGCGTACGCGCGGAACGACCTCGTCGCCGCGGCTCAGGCCGACGAGGCACTGCAGGACGCGATCGAACGGGCCATCGCCGCGAGCGAATAA
- a CDS encoding bifunctional nuclease family protein yields MTQVRIAGIAIDVRGQHVVLLKPMAGNPRTDRVLPIWIGEQEATSILIAIEGAQAPRPLSHDLMKTLLETVGATVERVEVTRLDEGTYFAELSLRVDGRPVSIDCRPSDAIALASRTGAPLWVADEVMAAASVDDDFTSEPDEEEKLEEFKKFLDEVDPEDFQG; encoded by the coding sequence ATGACCCAGGTGCGTATCGCCGGTATCGCGATCGACGTTCGAGGGCAGCACGTCGTGCTCCTCAAACCGATGGCGGGGAACCCCAGGACCGACCGCGTGCTCCCGATCTGGATCGGCGAGCAGGAGGCGACGTCGATCCTCATCGCGATCGAGGGAGCGCAAGCACCGCGGCCGCTGTCGCACGACCTGATGAAGACGCTGCTCGAGACGGTCGGCGCGACGGTCGAACGCGTCGAGGTGACCCGGCTCGACGAGGGCACCTACTTCGCCGAGTTGTCGTTGCGGGTCGACGGTCGCCCGGTGTCGATCGACTGCCGGCCCTCCGACGCGATCGCCCTCGCGTCGCGCACGGGCGCCCCGCTGTGGGTGGCCGACGAGGTGATGGCCGCCGCGTCGGTCGACGACGACTTCACGAGCGAACCGGATGAGGAGGAGAAGCTCGAGGAGTTCAAGAAGTTCCTCGACGAGGTCGACCCGGAGGACTTCCAGGGCTGA
- a CDS encoding 5'-3' exonuclease produces the protein MLLDTAALYFRAFYGVPDTVTAPDGTPVNAVRGLLDMIARLVTEFRPDELVACWDDDWRPQWRVDLIPSYKTHRLAEEVEVGPDVEVVPDPLNVQVPVIVEALTALGIAIVGKPGYEADDIIGTLATTASGPVDVVTGDRDLFQVADDDREVRVIYTARGMSRLEIVTDEVLRGKYGVSPSQYADFATLRGDTSDGLPGVPGIGEKTAAGLLRDHGDLGGIIAAADAAPASGISATMAAKIRGAADYLSKAPAVVAVVRDLDLPPFDASIGVPDAGRARFAELTTRWGLGESATRVLTALDARASAS, from the coding sequence ATGCTGCTCGACACGGCCGCCCTCTACTTCCGGGCGTTCTACGGGGTGCCCGACACCGTCACGGCGCCCGACGGCACCCCCGTGAACGCCGTGCGCGGACTGCTCGACATGATCGCCCGTCTCGTGACGGAGTTCCGCCCGGACGAGCTCGTGGCCTGCTGGGACGACGACTGGCGCCCGCAGTGGCGGGTCGACCTCATCCCGAGCTATAAGACGCACCGCCTCGCGGAGGAGGTCGAGGTCGGACCGGACGTCGAGGTCGTGCCGGACCCGCTGAACGTGCAGGTGCCGGTCATCGTCGAGGCGCTGACCGCGCTCGGGATCGCCATCGTCGGCAAGCCGGGCTACGAGGCCGACGACATCATCGGCACCCTCGCGACCACCGCATCCGGGCCCGTCGACGTCGTCACCGGAGACCGCGACCTGTTCCAAGTGGCCGACGACGACCGCGAGGTGCGCGTCATCTACACCGCGCGCGGCATGAGCCGGCTCGAGATCGTGACGGATGAAGTGCTGCGGGGCAAGTACGGCGTCTCTCCGTCCCAGTACGCCGACTTCGCCACGTTGCGCGGCGACACCTCCGACGGACTGCCCGGCGTGCCCGGAATCGGCGAGAAGACGGCCGCGGGACTGCTGCGCGACCACGGCGACCTCGGGGGCATCATCGCCGCCGCCGACGCCGCACCCGCGTCGGGCATCTCGGCGACGATGGCGGCGAAGATCCGGGGCGCGGCCGACTACCTCTCGAAGGCGCCGGCGGTGGTCGCCGTCGTGCGCGACCTCGACCTGCCGCCGTTCGACGCGAGCATCGGCGTCCCGGATGCCGGTCGCGCGCGATTCGCGGAGCTCACCACGCGCTGGGGGCTCGGAGAATCCGCGACGCGCGTGCTCACCGCCCTCGACGCCCGCGCCTCCGCATCCTGA